The following proteins are encoded in a genomic region of Gouania willdenowi chromosome 6, fGouWil2.1, whole genome shotgun sequence:
- the cav2 gene encoding caveolin-2: MGLEMEKADMDTSIEPILSQNNYVFSEELDRDPNDINAHLKVGFEDVIAEPASTHSFDQVWIGSHALFELVKFIFYRLLTVLLAVPMAFILGLVLGVLSCIHIWLVMPFIQSFMMLLPSIKVVWRSLTDMFITPLYYSMGRSLSSVQVKATEE, translated from the exons ATGGGTTTAGAAATGGAGAAAGCGGACATGGACACGTCCATAGAACCTATTCTGTCTCAGAACAACTACGTGTTCTCAGAGGAACTGGATCGAGACCCCAACGACATCAACGCACATCTGAAG GTGGGATTTGAAGATGTCATCGCAGAGCCCGCCTCCACGCACAGCTTTGACCAAGTGTGGATAGGAAGCCACGCCCTGTTCGAGCTGGTCAAGTTCATCTTTTACCGCCTGCTGACCGTCCTGCTGGCCGTGCCCATGGCCTTTATCCTCGGCCTGGTTCTTGGTGTCCTCAGCTGCATCCACATCTG GTTGGTGATGCCTTTCATCCAGAGCTTCATGATGTTGTTACCTTCCATCAAGGTGGTGTGGAGGAGCCTGACGGACATGTTCATAACACCGCTCTACTACAGCATGGGGAGGAGCCTGTCGTCTGTTCAGGTCAAAGCTACAGAAGAATGA